The following are from one region of the Acidimicrobiia bacterium genome:
- the glpX gene encoding class II fructose-bisphosphatase — translation MSANHPETPDRNLAMELVRVTEVAALAAARWVGRGDKNGADGAAVDAMRLLLDTVPMDGVVIIGEGEKDEAPMLYNGERIGDGTPPHCDIAVDPIDGTTLTSKGMPNALSVIAVSERGTMFDPGPCVYMEKIAVGPALRGVVDIRKSPTENLQAIAEAKRSSVRDLTATILERDRHADLIAEVRESGARIQLISDGDVAGAIATAWPESGVDVLFGVGGTPEGVISAAALKAMGGEIQAILWPRNEQERQEALDAGYDLDAVLTTDDLVAGDNCFFAATGITDGNLLRGVTYRDSTALTQSLVMRSKSGTVRLVNATHRLDKLRPYSSINLD, via the coding sequence ATGAGCGCGAACCATCCTGAGACTCCCGACCGCAACCTGGCTATGGAGCTGGTGCGGGTTACCGAAGTTGCCGCCTTAGCCGCGGCCCGCTGGGTGGGGCGGGGTGACAAGAACGGGGCCGATGGCGCGGCGGTTGATGCCATGCGGTTACTGCTTGACACCGTGCCCATGGACGGCGTGGTAATTATTGGTGAGGGCGAAAAAGATGAAGCCCCCATGCTTTACAACGGCGAGCGCATTGGCGACGGTACGCCACCACACTGCGACATTGCGGTTGACCCAATCGATGGCACCACGCTCACCTCGAAGGGTATGCCGAACGCTTTGTCGGTGATTGCTGTTTCCGAGCGGGGCACCATGTTTGATCCGGGCCCTTGCGTTTATATGGAGAAAATTGCGGTGGGGCCTGCGCTGCGGGGCGTGGTCGATATTCGCAAGAGCCCAACTGAGAACCTGCAAGCCATTGCCGAAGCCAAGAGAAGTTCGGTTCGAGACTTAACCGCCACCATTTTGGAACGTGACCGTCACGCCGATCTGATTGCCGAGGTTCGCGAATCAGGTGCCCGGATCCAGCTCATCAGCGACGGCGACGTGGCCGGTGCCATTGCAACGGCTTGGCCGGAATCAGGGGTCGATGTGCTCTTCGGCGTTGGCGGTACTCCTGAAGGCGTGATTTCAGCAGCTGCTCTTAAGGCCATGGGCGGTGAAATTCAAGCCATTTTGTGGCCTCGCAACGAGCAGGAACGTCAAGAAGCCCTCGACGCTGGTTACGACCTCGACGCCGTGCTCACCACCGACGACCTGGTAGCGGGCGACAACTGTTTCTTTGCCGCTACTGGCATCACCGATGGCAACTTGTTGCGTGGTGTCACGTACCGCGATTCCACCGCTCTTACCCAATCGCTAGTCATGCGCTCAAAGTCGGGCACGGTGCGGTTGGTGAACGCTACTCACCGCCTCGACAAGTTGCGTCCGTACAGCTCAATCAACCTCGACTAA
- a CDS encoding alpha/beta family hydrolase encodes MVQAEMMPDNELATAEANRGSPAGLVLFPGSGSSAAHSALVAIEEELAPLPVGRFDFPYRKEGRHFPDRAPKLITTVVEEATEFARQHNLAAQNVFLGGRSMGGRMASMAVAEGLNAAGLVLISYPLHPPRKPEKLRVEHLPGITVPTLFISGTKDPFGTPEELQAAMSLIPAPVTVHWIEGGRHELKGKDAEVAKLVSEWLNNLVPG; translated from the coding sequence ATGGTGCAGGCGGAAATGATGCCGGATAACGAGCTGGCTACGGCGGAAGCGAATCGGGGTTCGCCAGCCGGTTTGGTGCTATTTCCGGGTTCGGGTTCGAGCGCCGCTCACAGTGCTTTGGTGGCCATTGAGGAAGAGTTGGCACCGTTGCCAGTTGGCCGTTTCGATTTCCCATACCGCAAGGAAGGCCGCCACTTTCCTGACCGCGCGCCAAAATTGATCACGACCGTGGTGGAGGAAGCCACTGAATTTGCTCGTCAGCATAATTTAGCGGCACAAAACGTGTTTTTGGGAGGCCGATCGATGGGCGGCCGAATGGCTTCCATGGCCGTTGCGGAGGGGCTGAATGCCGCTGGATTGGTACTCATCTCATACCCGTTACATCCTCCTCGAAAGCCTGAGAAGCTCCGAGTCGAGCACCTTCCCGGAATCACGGTACCCACCCTCTTCATCTCGGGCACCAAAGATCCATTCGGTACCCCCGAGGAGCTTCAAGCGGCGATGTCGCTAATACCAGCACCGGTAACGGTCCACTGGATTGAAGGTGGTCGTCACGAGCTAAAGGGCAAAGATGCCGAAGTGGCGAAGCTTGTAAGCGAATGGCTTAATAATCTTGTGCCTGGTTGA
- a CDS encoding MFS transporter: MPRIVIRHIVDDAGLAGLLRPRSGIISEELVDADVSGGFSEAAVAYQDETATVATYRASAGPVKHYQRTVIVASAAASKLPPPQPHQSQRSQQSPQSQPSDKQYTVTETTTFRLAIPFFAPLFALPLRWHLKRAALASLSSQKAKTAEATTHTEAAANTEAATAAGEMPALVAQPWWAPPNQIDARASTVLGVLGLLAIVGGYLGTLITQTITFATESFGSTDTAQGFTLAAVRVGVVLALFITARSDRQGRRKLLLITAAAAVLLAATGALAPSLFWLGFSQTLARGLSTALALLIGIVAAEEMPAGSRAYAVSVMALAAGLGAGMCVWVLPVADLGPEAWRIIYLVPLVALPAIARAFRLLPESRRFESRAAATNTIVVKKTEQGGIDAKRLSLLAVSGFLSSMFLAPASQFQNEFLRSERGFSASRITVFTLLTSTPAGIGVAAGGRLADTRGRKVVAAVALIGGAAFVIGSYLVPGWPLWALAAAGSIVGAATVPALGVYGPELFPTSARGKANGIITLVGVVGSAVGLLLVGQLSDWWGAIGPAIALVGVGPAILAVLILARYPETAHRELEELNPEDARFMP, encoded by the coding sequence ATGCCTCGTATCGTCATTCGCCATATCGTTGACGATGCGGGCTTGGCCGGTCTTTTAAGGCCACGCTCGGGCATTATCTCTGAAGAGCTGGTTGATGCAGACGTCTCGGGTGGCTTTTCAGAAGCCGCAGTCGCCTACCAAGACGAAACCGCGACGGTCGCCACATATCGAGCCAGTGCCGGGCCAGTTAAGCATTATCAGCGAACGGTGATAGTTGCTTCGGCCGCCGCGTCTAAACTGCCGCCGCCGCAGCCGCACCAGTCACAACGGTCACAGCAGTCACCGCAGTCGCAGCCGTCAGACAAGCAATACACCGTGACCGAAACCACCACATTTCGGCTAGCCATACCATTTTTCGCACCGCTGTTCGCACTGCCTCTTCGATGGCACTTGAAACGCGCCGCCTTAGCGAGCCTGAGTTCACAGAAAGCGAAAACAGCTGAAGCCACCACGCACACTGAAGCCGCCGCGAACACTGAAGCTGCCACGGCAGCGGGAGAAATGCCAGCATTAGTAGCCCAGCCATGGTGGGCGCCACCAAACCAAATCGACGCTCGTGCCTCTACCGTGCTGGGTGTGCTCGGTCTGTTGGCCATTGTGGGCGGTTACCTGGGAACGCTCATTACCCAAACCATTACCTTCGCCACCGAATCGTTCGGCTCAACCGACACTGCCCAGGGTTTCACCTTGGCCGCCGTCCGTGTGGGTGTTGTTCTAGCGCTGTTTATCACCGCACGTTCCGACCGTCAGGGCCGGCGAAAATTATTACTAATTACCGCTGCCGCCGCCGTGTTGTTGGCCGCTACCGGCGCCTTAGCCCCGAGCTTGTTCTGGCTTGGATTCAGCCAAACGTTGGCCCGAGGCCTTTCAACGGCGTTAGCCCTGCTCATCGGCATTGTTGCTGCCGAAGAAATGCCCGCTGGTTCCCGTGCCTATGCCGTCAGCGTTATGGCGCTTGCCGCCGGTTTAGGTGCCGGAATGTGTGTTTGGGTTTTGCCGGTAGCCGACTTGGGTCCAGAGGCTTGGCGCATTATTTATTTGGTGCCGTTGGTGGCCTTACCCGCCATCGCCCGGGCCTTTCGTCTACTACCAGAAAGTCGACGCTTCGAGTCGCGGGCGGCCGCTACCAACACAATCGTGGTGAAGAAGACCGAACAGGGCGGTATCGATGCCAAACGTTTGTCGCTCTTGGCAGTTTCAGGCTTTCTGAGCTCGATGTTTTTGGCACCCGCTTCACAATTTCAGAATGAGTTCCTGCGTTCGGAACGTGGCTTTTCCGCCAGTCGTATAACTGTCTTTACCCTGCTCACCAGCACTCCAGCCGGTATCGGAGTGGCGGCTGGTGGACGCTTGGCCGACACCCGGGGCCGAAAAGTTGTGGCGGCTGTGGCCCTAATCGGAGGCGCGGCCTTTGTAATCGGTTCTTACCTCGTGCCTGGCTGGCCCCTGTGGGCTCTGGCGGCGGCGGGTTCTATTGTGGGTGCCGCCACCGTGCCGGCGCTCGGCGTGTACGGGCCGGAACTCTTTCCCACCTCAGCCCGCGGCAAAGCCAATGGCATTATCACGCTGGTGGGTGTGGTGGGTTCAGCAGTTGGATTATTGCTGGTAGGTCAGTTGTCTGATTGGTGGGGTGCAATTGGCCCTGCCATTGCCTTGGTGGGTGTTGGTCCAGCCATTTTGGCGGTGCTCATTCTCGCCCGCTATCCCGAAACTGCGCACCGCGAGTTAGAGGAATTAAACCCCGAAGACGCCCGCTTTATGCCATAG
- a CDS encoding NifU family protein produces MRAKVEKVIEVIRPAILADGGDIILHDVNETTGVITVELTGSCVTCPLSTQTLKGGIERIMLERIPGVTEVVDVNIPINEGTAVFL; encoded by the coding sequence ATGCGCGCCAAAGTCGAAAAGGTCATCGAGGTAATCCGGCCTGCCATCTTGGCTGATGGCGGCGACATAATCCTGCATGACGTGAACGAAACTACCGGTGTGATCACCGTGGAATTAACTGGCTCTTGCGTAACATGCCCGTTGTCAACCCAAACGCTCAAAGGCGGGATTGAACGCATCATGTTAGAGCGCATTCCGGGAGTGACCGAGGTGGTTGATGTGAACATTCCCATCAACGAGGGCACCGCGGTCTTTCTGTAG
- the meaB gene encoding methylmalonyl Co-A mutase-associated GTPase MeaB, which translates to MVTNDNPGQQPPLSSSEPLGRNDQLDELAQKLLQAASGGHRASLAKALTMVERGGAYAKAVVAAATAMPSSGGYIIGLTGAPGAGKSTLTGALISAMRSQNERAAVLAIDPTSPFTGGAILGDRVRMTDHALDPNVYIRSMATRGNLGGLNVSTPAAVRVLHAAGWPWVIIETVGVGQVEVDIAAAADTTVVVLNPGWGDEVQANKAGLMEIADIFVVNKADRDGAKKTRREVEAMLNRIDTGSWRPPVLETVATTEAGAAELWQSISDHKKHISNSGELVKRRNSRAKEELNLVMGEELTRRLKALRHGAAFAALEREVVLGNTDPWSAAEMLLNEILGEGPIQDEAT; encoded by the coding sequence GTGGTAACCAACGACAATCCTGGTCAACAGCCTCCGCTCAGCTCTAGCGAGCCCCTCGGACGGAACGACCAGCTTGACGAGTTGGCGCAGAAACTTCTGCAGGCCGCCTCGGGTGGTCATCGAGCTTCATTGGCGAAAGCGCTAACCATGGTGGAGCGGGGTGGTGCCTACGCTAAAGCTGTGGTGGCCGCGGCCACGGCAATGCCCAGCTCCGGTGGCTACATCATTGGACTCACCGGAGCGCCAGGAGCAGGTAAATCCACCTTAACCGGAGCTTTGATTTCCGCTATGCGTTCGCAGAACGAACGGGCTGCGGTGTTGGCTATTGACCCGACCTCGCCTTTCACCGGTGGTGCGATTTTGGGGGACCGGGTGCGCATGACCGATCACGCACTTGACCCCAATGTTTACATCCGCTCGATGGCCACGCGTGGGAACTTGGGAGGCTTAAATGTTTCGACGCCGGCCGCGGTTCGAGTGTTGCATGCGGCAGGATGGCCGTGGGTGATTATCGAAACTGTTGGGGTTGGCCAGGTGGAGGTGGATATCGCGGCGGCTGCCGACACCACTGTGGTCGTGTTGAATCCTGGATGGGGCGACGAGGTGCAGGCCAATAAGGCCGGACTAATGGAAATTGCTGACATTTTCGTGGTGAACAAGGCCGATCGAGATGGTGCTAAGAAAACACGGCGTGAAGTAGAAGCCATGTTGAATCGCATTGACACGGGCTCGTGGCGTCCCCCAGTGCTTGAAACGGTGGCTACTACCGAGGCCGGGGCCGCTGAGCTTTGGCAATCCATTTCTGACCACAAAAAGCACATATCCAATAGCGGTGAGCTGGTAAAACGCCGAAATTCAAGGGCCAAAGAAGAGTTAAATTTAGTTATGGGGGAAGAGCTCACACGCCGGTTGAAGGCCCTGCGACACGGTGCCGCGTTCGCGGCTCTAGAGCGTGAAGTGGTGCTTGGTAATACCGAT